In the genome of Massilia sp. W12, the window ACAGCCTGATGGACGACAACCGGCGCGCCTTCTATGAATACCATGCGGCGATGATGGAGCCGTGGGACGGCCCGGCGGCGATGGCCTTCACCGATGGCCGCCACATCGGCGGCACGCTGGACCGCAATGGCTTGCGCCCGGCGCGCTATATCGTCACTGATGACGATATGGTGGTGATGGCCTCGGAAGCCGGCGTATTGCCGATTCCTGAATCCAAAATCATCAAGAAATGGCGTTTGCAACCGGGCAAAATGTTCCTCATCGACCTGGAGGCTGGCCGCATCATTGATGACAAAGAATTGAAAGACATGTACGCCAACGCCAAGCCCTATAAAGCTTGGATCAATTCGGTGCGCATCAGCCTGCAGGATTTGAAATTGCAGGATTCCAAAGTCAGCCTGCGTCCGGGACATACGAAAAACGGCGGTGAAATGCCGCAGGAAAACCTGCTGGATTTGCAGCAGGCCTTTGGCTACACCCAGGAAGACATCAAATTTGTACTGTCGCCGATGGCGCAAAACGCTGAGGAGGCAACCGGCTCGATGGGCAATGATTCGCCGCTGGCGGTGATGTCGAACAAGCTCAAGCCGCTGTATTCCTATTTCCGCCAGTTGTTTGCGCAAGTCACCAATCCGCCGATTGATCCGATCCGCGAAGCGCTGGTGATGTCGCTGGTTTCCTTCATCGGGCCAAAGCCGAATTTGCTGGACACGAATAACATCAACCCGCCGATGCGGCTGGAAGTGAAACAGCCGGTGCTGGATGAAACCGATATGCTGCGCCTGTATAACATCGGCGCGCACACTGGCGGCAAGTTCAAATCTTATCTCTTGAATATCTGCTACCCGCTGGCCTGGGGCCGCGCCGGAATTGAAGCCTGCATCGCCTCGCTGTGCGCGGAAGCGGTGGATGCCGTGAAATCGGGACATAACATCCTCATCGTGTCAGACCGTGCGATCAATGCGCAGCAAGTGGCGATTCCGGCCCTGCTGGCGACTTCTGCGATTCATCAGCATTTGGTGGCGCGCGGTTTGCGCGCAGCCACCGGGCTGGTGGTGGAAACCGGTTCGGCGCGCGAGTGCCATCACTTCGCCCTGTTGGCCGGCTATGGCGCGGAAGCTGTGCACCCGTATTTGACTCTGCAAACCCTGCGCGATATTGCGCCCGGTCTGGCTGGCGGCTTGAGCCCGGATAAGGCAGTGGCGAATTACACCAAGGCGATTGGCAAGGGCTTGATGAAGGTGATGTCGAAAATGGGCATCTCCACCTATATGTCATATTGCGGCGCGCAGATTTTTGAAGCAGTTGGCCTGAATACGGATTTCGTCGCCAAGTATTTCAAGGGCACGGCCTCGAACGTCGGCGGGATCGGCATCTTTGAAGTGGCGGAAGAGGCATTGCGCCTGCACCAGGCCGCGTTCGGCAGCGATCCGCTGTTGCAAGATCAGCTCGACGCCGGCGGCGAATACGCCTTCCGCACCCGTGGCGAACATCATTTATGGACGCCGGACGCGATTGCCAAGCTGCAGCATTCGACCCGCAGCAACAGCTACGCCACGTATAAGGAATTTGCGCAATTGATCAATGACCAGAGCCGCCGCCATCTGACGCTGCGCGGTCTGTTTGAATTCAAAATCGACCCCAGCCGCGCGATTGCGCTGGATCAGGTTGAACCGGCCAGAGAAATCGTTAAGCGCTTCGCCACCGGCGCTATGTCGCTCGGTTCGATTTCGACCGAAGCCCACGCTACGCTGGCGGTGGCGATGAACCGCATCGGCGGCAAGTCGAATACCGGCGAAGGCGGCGAAGATCCGGCCCGCTATATGCCGGAATTCAAGGGCATCGCGATTAAAAAAGGCGACACCCTGGCCTCGGTGCTGGGCCAGGAACAGGTGGCGTCTGACTATGCGCTGGAAGATGGCGATTCGCTGCGTTCGCGCATCAAGCAAGTGGCCTCGGCCCGTTTCGGCGTGACTGCCGCCTATCTGTGCTCTGCCGATCAGATTCAGATCAAGATGGCGCAAGGGGCCAAGCCGGGTGAAGGCGGCCAATTGCCGGGCCACAAAGTATCTGAATACATCGCCCGCCTGCGCTTTTCCGTGCCGGGGGTGGGTTTGATTTCACCGCCGCCGCACCACGATATTTATTCGATTGAAGATCTGGCGCAGCTGATTCACGATTTGAAAAACGTCAATCCGACCGCCTCGATTTCGGTCAAGCTGGTGTCGGAAGTGGGGGTCGGCACAGTGGCCGCCGGCGTGACCAAGGCCAAAGCCGATCATGTCGTAATCGCGGGACATGACGGCGGCACCGGCGCCTCGCCGCTGTCTTCCATCAAACATGCCGGCTCGCCATGGGAACTGGGCTTGGCGGAAACCCAGCAAACCCTGGTCTTGAACGGCTTGCGCAGCCGCATCCGGGTGCAGGCCGACGGCCAGATGCGCACCGGGCGCGATGTGGTGATCGCCGCCATGCTGGGCGCGGATGAATTTGGCTTCGCCACTGCGCCACTGGTGGTGCAAGGTTGCATCATGATGCGTAAATGCCATTTGAACACCTGCCCGGTGGGGGTGGCGACGCAAGACCCGGTGTTGCGCGCCAAGTTTGCCGGCAAGCCTGAGCATGTGGTGAATTATTTCTTCTTCGTGGCGGAAGAAGCGCGCCAATTGATGGCCCAGCTTGGCATGCGCACGTTTGACGAATTGATCGGGCGCGCTGATTTGCTCGATAAATCCAAAGCCATCACGCATTGGAAGGCGCAGGGCCTGGATTTCGCCAAGGTATTCCATCTGGTCGATGCCAAGGGACAATCGGTGTATCACACCGAGGAGCAGGATCATGGTTTGCTCAAGGCGCTGGATAACAAGCTGATCACGCAAAGCAGGCCGGCGCTGGAAAAAGGCGAAAAAGTGTCTTTTATTTCGCCGGTGCGCAATCTGAACCGCACCGTCGGCGCCATGTTGTCTGGCGAGGTGGTGCGCCGCTATGGCCATGCCGGGCTGCCGGATGACACCATTCATATTCAATTGCAAGGTACGGCGGGACAGTCCGCCGGCGCCTTCCTGGCGCAAGGCATCACGCTCGATCTGGTGGGCGAAGGAAATGACTATGTTGGCAAAGGTTTGTCCGGCGGACGTTTGATTGTGCGCCCGAATACCGAATTCCGTGGCTGGGCGGTGGATAACATCATCGTCGGCAACACCGTCTTGTACGGCGCGATTTGCGGCGAAGCCTTCATCAATGGCGTGGCCGGCGAACGTTTCGCGGTGCGCAATTCCGGCGCCACCGCCGTGATTGAGGGACTGGGCGACCACGGTTGTGAATATATGACCGGCGGCACAGTGGTGGTGTTAGGCGCAACCGGGCGCAACTTCGCCGCCGGCATGTCGGGCGGGGTGGCGTATGTGTATGACGTGGACGGACAATTTACAGCGCGTTGCAACAGCGCCATGGTGGAGTTGGAGCCGGTCTTATCGACGCTGGAGCAAAGCGCGAAAACCGATGCCGCGACCTGGCACAGCGTGGAGCGCGGCGGTCAGGGCGAAACTGACGAGGCGATTTTAAAACGCCTGCTGGAGCGTCACTTTAAATACACCGGCAGCACGCGCGCGCGCCTGTTGCTGGATGACTGGGCCAATGCGCGGCATAAATTCATCAAGGTTTTCCCGAGTGAATACAAGCGCGCGCTGCAGGAACTCAACCGCGTCAAAGCCGCTGAAAAAATCGCAGCTTAAAAACCCGTCCGACCGAATACAGAACAGGAAACAAGATCATGGGCAAAGTCACCGGCTTTCTCGAATACCAACGCATCAGCGAAGCCGCACAGGAAGCGGCGGAACGTAAAAAACATTATCGCGAATTTGTCTTGACCTTAGACGATGCGCAAGCCAAACAACAGGGCGCGCGCTGCATGGATTGCGGCATTCCGTTTTGCAATAACGGTTGCCCGGTGAATAACATCATCCCGGATTGGAATGATCTGGTGTATCGCGGCAATTGGCGCCAGGCGCTGGCGGTGCTGCATTCGACCAATAACTTCCCCGAGTTCACCGGACGTATCTGTCCCGCGCCTTGCGAAACGGCCTGCACCCTGGGCATCAATGACGATCCGGTCGGCATCAAATCGATTGAGCATTACATCGTGGATAAGGGCTGGGAAAACGGCTGGATCACGCCGCAGCCGGCCAAACACAGCACGGGTAAGAAAGTGGCGATTGTCGGCTCCGGCCCGGCAGGTCTGGCGGCGGCGCAGCAATTGGCGCGCGCCGGGCATGCGGTGACGGTATTTGAAAAAGCCGACCGCGCCGGCGGCCTGCTGCGCTACGGCATCCCGGATTTCAAGCTGGAAAAATCGCATATCGAGCGCCGCCTGGAGCAGATGCGGGCCGAAGGCGTGACCTTCCGCACCAATGTGTTAATCGGCAAAGACTTCCCGACCAGCGTCAATAACTGGGCCAAGGAAACCATTTTCCCGGAAGATCTGGCGGCGGAATATGATGCGGTGGTGATTGCCGGCGGCGCGGAACAACCGCGTGATTTGCCGGTGCCGGGACGCAATCTCAAGGGTGTGCACTTCGCCATGGACTTTTTGCCGCAGCAAAACAAAGTCAATGCCGGCGACAAGCTCAAAGATCAAATCAAAGCAGGCGGCAAGCATGTGGTGGTGATTGGCGGCGGCGACACCGGCTCGGATTGCGTCGGCACCTCGAACCGGCACGGCGCCTTGTCGGTCACCCAATTTGAATTGATGCCAATGCCGCCGGAACAGGAAAACAAGCCGCTGGTGTGGCCGTACTGGCCGACCCGGCTGCGCACCTCGTCTTCGCATGAGGAAGGCTGCCAGCGTGATTGGGCTGTCGCCACCAAGCGCTTTGAGGGCAAGGGCGGCAAGCTGGATAAGCTGATCGCCTGCCGTGTCGAATGGCAGGATGGCAAGATGGTGGAAGTGGCGGGCAGTGAGTTTGAGGTCAAGGCTGATCTGGTCTTGCTGGCGATGGGCTTTGTCTCGCCGGTGCAGCAAGTGCTGGATGCGTTTGGCGTGGCCAAAGACAGCCGGGGCAATGCGCAAGCCGCCACCGATGGCGCGCAAGCGTATCAAACCTCGGCCCCGAAAATCTTCGCCGCCGGCGATATGCGGCGCGGTCAATCGCTGGTGGTGTGGGCGATTCGCGAAGGACGGCAATGCGCGCATGCGGTGGATGCCTTCCTGATGGGCGAGTCGCAGTTGCCCTTATAAGCTTGGGTGTTGATGAAATTTTGGCAAAACATCCTGAACGTAGAAAAAAAGCTTGCAACAAGTTTCATTTTGTAACAGAATGATTTCCTCAACCAGGAGAAGGGCAATGTGTCATCACATACCGCCCTGCTCCTGATAGAAGGCGGTAAGGTGTGGCGCAAGCCACCCCGTCCTGCCCACATCACTGCGCAGCCATGCGACTTCCCATGCTTTTCAGGCGTCTTCAAGGCCGCAGTGAATCCTCCTTTTGCCAACTCAGGCAGCATTCCGCTGCCATATCAAGGAAATTCAATGAAATACTTAGTTGCATGCTGCATTGCCGCGCTCTTACCCCAAGTGTCCCAAGCAGTCGAATTGTATGACAATGGCCCGGTTGTGAACGCGAATGGCAAATCCGCCATCTCCGGCGCACGCACCGCCTATGGTTATGCCGTCAACAGCTCCGCTGTTGTCGCGGATGACTTCAAAGTCAGCGACAATCAAGTGTGGAATATTGGCCAGTTCGATTTCTTCGCTTACCAAACCAACGCCACCAACTTCGGTTTCCAATCGGTAACCTGGAGCCTGGTCAAAGATCTGCCGGACGGCACGGAAGTGATGGCTTCCGGCACCACCAGCGTGAGCAATGGCGGCCTGGTCGGCCACCGCGTGCTGAACGACAGCTCGACCAGCACCGCTCGCAAGATCTACCGTCTGCAAGCTGACGTGCAAGACTTCAATCTGTCTGCCGGCCACTACTGGCTGCGCTGGTCGATTACCGGCAACAGCAGCTTCAGCGGTCCTTGGGTGCCGCAAACTGCGGATGGCCGTGACGGCAATGGGCAGCAAAACACCGGCAACGGTTGGGCTGATATCGACACGCTGACCGCTGACCTGCCGTTCGCTGTGCATGGCACAGTGGCCGTGGTGCCGGAAGCTGAAACCTGGGCCATGATGCTGGCTGGTCTGGGCGGTTTGGGCATGCTGGCGCGCCGTCGCCGTCAAGCCTGATCGAGCTCTACTCAGATAGAAAAACGCCGGCTGCGCGCCGGCGTTTTTTTATGTTGCGTCAAAATGGTTTGAGTGCGATTTTTTCATGCAGCCCGGGAATCAGGCTGACTGCCGCAGAGGCGAAGAAACGGTGAAAATCAGCTGTCATCTCGCCTTGAATAATGACCGGATCGGTGGCTACCAGCTTACGCGCCTCTTCCACATCCTCCACCGCCAGCACAAATATTCCGCGCCGCCCTTCCACCCCGTCAAGCGGCCCGGCCAGAGCCAGTTTGCCTTCAGCCGCCAGCCGCTTCATATTCGCAAAATGTCCTTTGAACATTTCATCGCGCTGCGCGCCGGCGGGCAAGGGTTTGTGCGTTTTTAAAATCACCAGCACAAATTTGCGCATCCCGTTTTCATTCGCGCCGGCTTTTTTGGCCAGGGCGGCGTCGTAATTCGCTGGCGCAGCAGCGGCAGGCGTGGCGGGAGCGCTTTGTGCGCTGGCGCCTAAGCTGGTCAGCGCCAGCGTAAGGCAGGAAAGGATGGCGGGTAATTTGGGCATGACAGGCTCCGGGCTGGATCAAAAGCTTATTTTGCACCAGTCCCGCCGCAAACCACAGCCGCCAGCACGCCGGCGTGGCGGAAGTGTTGCGTATTGCGCCTCGGAACACTGGCCGGGATGCCTATTGGCAAAGCCCGCCACAGTATGCTAAAGTGCGCCCCGTCCTCAGGGAGTAGCCGCATCTCCTGCATGATGGTCGTGTTCAACATACTTGGCGCAAGCCGTGGGCGCGACGCCCGCCCCAACTGGTGCGGATAGGCAAGACTGATGACTGTACGGCGCCGCTGCTGGCGGGGGCTGTATAGTCATCGTATCTTCGCCAGCAAAGGAACATCATGGAAGCACTTATTCTTTCCACCCTCGCTGTCACCCTGGCCGAAATCGGCGATAAAACCCAGTTGCTGGCTTTCATGCTGGCCACCCGTTTTCGCCGCCCGGTTCCGATTATGCTGGGCATTCTGGCCGCCACGCTGGCCAACCACGGCCTGGCCGGCCTGCTTGGCAGCCTGTTGGCGCAATGGATTTCCCCGCTCGCGCTGCGGATTGGGGTGGCGGTTTCGTTTCTGGGCATGGCGGCCTGGATTCTGATTCCCGATGAGTTGGATGAAGACACGCCCACCCGCGCCGGATTGGGCGTATTCGGCGCCACCTTTGTCAGCTTCTTTCTGGCGGAAATGGGCGATAAAACCCAGTTCGCCACCATCACCCTGGCGGCGCATTATGAAAGCACCTTGATGGTGATCGCCGGCACCACGCTGGGCATGTTGATCGCCGATGTGCCGGCGATTTTCATCGGTCAGAAAATGGGGCAAAAATTGCCGCTGGCGCTGGTGCAGCGTTGCGCTGCGCTCTTGTTTGCGCTGCTCGGTCTGGCTGCAGCCTGGGATGCGGCGCGCCTGGCGGGGTGGTTGTAAGTCCACCCGCCAAACCAGCGCTGCCAGCGGCCTGATATGCAATGGCCATGAGCGCAGAAATAAGGCCCCGGAGTCCCCGATAACAACATCCGGGGACGGGGACGACGATGCCGAGGCCGTTGGCAATTTCTGCTGGCGGCTTTAGATCTGCGCGCCAGCTGCCACGATCGTTACGCTAATTCTTTTTCCAATAATTGATGCAATTCGGCAAACGACGGTTCGCCCACATAGCGCTTGACGATACGGCCCTGTTTATCAATCACGAAGGTGGTCGGGGTCATACTGACATTGCCAAAGGCTTTGGCCAACTCGCCTTTGTAGTCGAGCGCGACATGAAATGGCAATTTGCGCGTTTCGGCGTAGTTGATGACGTAATTCGGCGGATCGTATTGCATCGCCACGGCAACGAACTCAAGGCCGCGCGGATTGTATTTTTGCCAGGTTTCAACCATCTGCGGCATTTCCCGCACGCAGGAAGCGCAGGATGTGGCCCAAAAATTGACCATCACCACCTTGCCGCGCAGGCTGGCGCTGTCAAATTTTTTGCCCTGTAAATTGGTGTATTCGACATGCGGCGCGGCTTGTCGCGCGGTCAGGCTTTGATAGCCCCACAGGCCTGCGCCTGCCACCAGTAATACAGTCAACAAGGGTAATACCAATTTTTTTGTCTGCATTGCATCCATCCCGAAAAAACCTGTGCTGCGCATGATACGCAAAATCGCGCCGGATTGCAGGGCCCCATTAATTCATCTTGACTGGCGGCAAGTCCCTGCTAACTTGAAACAAGCCCGTCCCATTTGACGTTTTTCACCCTGGAAAGGAATCAGCATGAAAAGTCTGCGCACGAATTGCATGGTCCTGCTGCTCGCTTGCCTGTCGCCACTGCCTGCCCTGGCGGTCGGGGCCATTGCGGTTGATGATGATCAATCGCTCTCGGAACCGGCTTATGGCTTCTCCGTGCGCCAACCAAATCGGCAAACCGCAGAACGGGTGGCGCTGAATTATTGCCGCCAGAACGGCGACAATTGCCGCGCTGTGGTGTGGTTTGAAACCTGTGGCGCGTATGCCGCATCGGCCCGCCATTATGGCTATGGCTGGGGCGCCACCAAGTCCAAGGCCACCAGTGATGCGTTGAAGATGTGCGGCTCGAACAGCTGCAAGGTGGTGGTGGCGGAATGTGAGCGTTAAAGCCGGCCCATAACAGGCGGCGCAATCACACTGCTGCACGACGATTGCGCCGCGCTTTATGACCTCTGTTCACTCTTTTGCGACAAGCAGATTCAATCACTCCCTCCGCTGCACCCGCCCCCACTGCAACTGCCGCCACTGTCGCTGCTGCAATCTGCGCCACCGCTGTAATCACTGCATGCTGCGGCGGAATCGATGGCGCCCAGGCTTTCCAAGGCGCCGGGGTGATAGGCATGCGCCAGGGAATAATGCTGGGTATGGCCATCGGCCCCGCTGCGCAACAAACTGCCGGCGGCCACACTCCATAAAATCGGCGCCGCCAATCCCAGTCTGTCATCCAGCGCAAACAGGGATGGCATGCGTTCCGGCTGCTGCGGGTTGATATTTTCAGCGGCGCATGCGCTGCGCCAGCTGGGCAGGATGGCGCCATCTGCGCCGCTGCCGGCTGGGGCATGATGTAAGAAACGTCCGAAAGCACGCTGACAAAAGTCTTCGTATTGCCGGGTGCATAAAATAAATTCATGCCACAGCAAATCCACGGCTTGCGATGGCATCTCCAATTGCTGTCCGGGCGCGTTGCTGCAAGCCAGAAAAAATTGACGCAATGCGGCGCACAGCGCCAGGTAGCTGGCCTGATCCAAGTGTGGAATATGCTGGCGCATTTTGCCAAACAATGCGGCGGGGAATTGGTAATGGCGGATGAAGTGCTGGCGCTGACGCTGCTGACGCTGGCGGCGCAAACGCCACAGGCGCATACCGAGCGCAATCGCCAGCACGCAGACAGGAAGCAACAAATAAATATAGGGAATCATGACAAAGCCCGCAATGGTATGCGGTCATGATAACAGTTCAGCAGATTGCCACAATAGCCGGGCGCAAGGGCTTGCCGTTCACAATGAGCATTGCCAGCTTGGCAAGGATGGCCTGCTCCGGAGATAAGACTTCACACATCAATTTACATTCTTGGCGCTGGTTTGACAGGAATAAAAAAACGGGGGCTTGCGCCCCCGTTCTCTTTTCTGCTCAAGACAATCAGTGATCGTCGCCGCCAAAACCGGACATGCCGGTCGCTTCGGCGATTTCTGATTCTGCGCGCGCCAGGCGTTCGGCCTGGAGCACGGCATGGCGCTCTTCGGCTTCCCAGTTTTCCTTTTCCTTGCGCGCACGGTGGAAGGCCAGACCGGTGCCGGCTGGAATCAGTCGGCCCACAATCACGTTTTCCTTCAAGCCGCGCAGGCTGTCTTTCTTGCCCATGATCGCCGCTTCGGTCAGCACGCGCGTGGTTTCCTGGAACGATGCCGCCGAAATGAAGGAGTCAGTGGACAAGCTGGCCTTGGTAATACCCAGCAACACGTTTTCGTAGTTGGCCGGGATCTTGGCCAAAGCGTTGACGCGGTCGTTTTCGTCCAGCAGCTCGGAGCGTTCCACCTGCTCGCCAACGATGTAGTTGGTGTCGCCGGCGTCGGTGATCTGCACGCGGCGCAGCATCTGACGCACAATCACTTCAATGTGCTTGTCATTGATCTTCACGCCTTGCAGACGGTACACGTCCTGCACTTCGTCAACGATGTAGCGCGCCAGCGCGTCGATACCCAGCAAGCGCAGAATGTCTTGCGGATCAGCCGGGCCGTCCACAATCATTTCACCCTTGTTCACCACCTGGCCGTCATGCACCAGCACTTGCTTGTCCTTGGTGATCAGGAACTCATGCTTGTTGCCGTCCATGTCGGTGATTTCCAAGCGCTGCTTGCCCTTGGTTTCTTTACCGAAGGCCACCGTACCGGTGACTTCCGCCAGCATGCCGGCGTCTTTCGGGGAACGCGCTTCAAACAATTCGGCCACACGCGGCAGACCGCCGGTAATGTCACGGGTTTTTTGCGATTCGGTCGGAATACGCGCCAACACTTCACCCACCGAGACTTGCTGACCGTCTTTCACGGTGATCAGCGCGCCCACCTGGAAGCCGATCGTCACCGAGTGTTCGGTGCCGGCAATCTTCACTTCTTCGCCGGCGTCGTTCAACAGTTTCACCTGCGGACGCATGCTCTTGGTGGAGGTGCTGCGGCTCTT includes:
- a CDS encoding glutamate synthase-related protein, giving the protein MNAQGLYHPSNEHDACGVGFIAHIKGNKSHAVIEQGLQILKNLDHRGAVGADKLMGDGAGILIQVPDQFYRDEMAKQGVELPPPGEYGVGMVFLPKENASRIACEQEIERAVRIEGQVVLGWRNVPVDTEMPMSPEVRQREPVIRQIFIGRGPDIMVTDALERKLYVIRKSSGHAIQALKLAHGKEFFVPSMSARTVVYKGLLLADQVGLYYKDLQDPRCISALALVHQRFSTNTFPEWPLAHPYRLIAHNGEINTVKGNFNWMRAREGLIKSAVFGDDLQKLFPLIYEGQSDTACFDNVLELLVMSGYPLAQAMMMMIPEAWENHSLMDDNRRAFYEYHAAMMEPWDGPAAMAFTDGRHIGGTLDRNGLRPARYIVTDDDMVVMASEAGVLPIPESKIIKKWRLQPGKMFLIDLEAGRIIDDKELKDMYANAKPYKAWINSVRISLQDLKLQDSKVSLRPGHTKNGGEMPQENLLDLQQAFGYTQEDIKFVLSPMAQNAEEATGSMGNDSPLAVMSNKLKPLYSYFRQLFAQVTNPPIDPIREALVMSLVSFIGPKPNLLDTNNINPPMRLEVKQPVLDETDMLRLYNIGAHTGGKFKSYLLNICYPLAWGRAGIEACIASLCAEAVDAVKSGHNILIVSDRAINAQQVAIPALLATSAIHQHLVARGLRAATGLVVETGSARECHHFALLAGYGAEAVHPYLTLQTLRDIAPGLAGGLSPDKAVANYTKAIGKGLMKVMSKMGISTYMSYCGAQIFEAVGLNTDFVAKYFKGTASNVGGIGIFEVAEEALRLHQAAFGSDPLLQDQLDAGGEYAFRTRGEHHLWTPDAIAKLQHSTRSNSYATYKEFAQLINDQSRRHLTLRGLFEFKIDPSRAIALDQVEPAREIVKRFATGAMSLGSISTEAHATLAVAMNRIGGKSNTGEGGEDPARYMPEFKGIAIKKGDTLASVLGQEQVASDYALEDGDSLRSRIKQVASARFGVTAAYLCSADQIQIKMAQGAKPGEGGQLPGHKVSEYIARLRFSVPGVGLISPPPHHDIYSIEDLAQLIHDLKNVNPTASISVKLVSEVGVGTVAAGVTKAKADHVVIAGHDGGTGASPLSSIKHAGSPWELGLAETQQTLVLNGLRSRIRVQADGQMRTGRDVVIAAMLGADEFGFATAPLVVQGCIMMRKCHLNTCPVGVATQDPVLRAKFAGKPEHVVNYFFFVAEEARQLMAQLGMRTFDELIGRADLLDKSKAITHWKAQGLDFAKVFHLVDAKGQSVYHTEEQDHGLLKALDNKLITQSRPALEKGEKVSFISPVRNLNRTVGAMLSGEVVRRYGHAGLPDDTIHIQLQGTAGQSAGAFLAQGITLDLVGEGNDYVGKGLSGGRLIVRPNTEFRGWAVDNIIVGNTVLYGAICGEAFINGVAGERFAVRNSGATAVIEGLGDHGCEYMTGGTVVVLGATGRNFAAGMSGGVAYVYDVDGQFTARCNSAMVELEPVLSTLEQSAKTDAATWHSVERGGQGETDEAILKRLLERHFKYTGSTRARLLLDDWANARHKFIKVFPSEYKRALQELNRVKAAEKIAA
- a CDS encoding glutamate synthase subunit beta is translated as MGKVTGFLEYQRISEAAQEAAERKKHYREFVLTLDDAQAKQQGARCMDCGIPFCNNGCPVNNIIPDWNDLVYRGNWRQALAVLHSTNNFPEFTGRICPAPCETACTLGINDDPVGIKSIEHYIVDKGWENGWITPQPAKHSTGKKVAIVGSGPAGLAAAQQLARAGHAVTVFEKADRAGGLLRYGIPDFKLEKSHIERRLEQMRAEGVTFRTNVLIGKDFPTSVNNWAKETIFPEDLAAEYDAVVIAGGAEQPRDLPVPGRNLKGVHFAMDFLPQQNKVNAGDKLKDQIKAGGKHVVVIGGGDTGSDCVGTSNRHGALSVTQFELMPMPPEQENKPLVWPYWPTRLRTSSSHEEGCQRDWAVATKRFEGKGGKLDKLIACRVEWQDGKMVEVAGSEFEVKADLVLLAMGFVSPVQQVLDAFGVAKDSRGNAQAATDGAQAYQTSAPKIFAAGDMRRGQSLVVWAIREGRQCAHAVDAFLMGESQLPL
- a CDS encoding PEP-CTERM sorting domain-containing protein; protein product: MKYLVACCIAALLPQVSQAVELYDNGPVVNANGKSAISGARTAYGYAVNSSAVVADDFKVSDNQVWNIGQFDFFAYQTNATNFGFQSVTWSLVKDLPDGTEVMASGTTSVSNGGLVGHRVLNDSSTSTARKIYRLQADVQDFNLSAGHYWLRWSITGNSSFSGPWVPQTADGRDGNGQQNTGNGWADIDTLTADLPFAVHGTVAVVPEAETWAMMLAGLGGLGMLARRRRQA
- a CDS encoding YciI family protein, which translates into the protein MPKLPAILSCLTLALTSLGASAQSAPATPAAAAPANYDAALAKKAGANENGMRKFVLVILKTHKPLPAGAQRDEMFKGHFANMKRLAAEGKLALAGPLDGVEGRRGIFVLAVEDVEEARKLVATDPVIIQGEMTADFHRFFASAAVSLIPGLHEKIALKPF
- a CDS encoding TMEM165/GDT1 family protein, whose protein sequence is MMEALILSTLAVTLAEIGDKTQLLAFMLATRFRRPVPIMLGILAATLANHGLAGLLGSLLAQWISPLALRIGVAVSFLGMAAWILIPDELDEDTPTRAGLGVFGATFVSFFLAEMGDKTQFATITLAAHYESTLMVIAGTTLGMLIADVPAIFIGQKMGQKLPLALVQRCAALLFALLGLAAAWDAARLAGWL
- a CDS encoding TlpA disulfide reductase family protein, producing the protein MQTKKLVLPLLTVLLVAGAGLWGYQSLTARQAAPHVEYTNLQGKKFDSASLRGKVVMVNFWATSCASCVREMPQMVETWQKYNPRGLEFVAVAMQYDPPNYVINYAETRKLPFHVALDYKGELAKAFGNVSMTPTTFVIDKQGRIVKRYVGEPSFAELHQLLEKELA
- a CDS encoding DUF4189 domain-containing protein; amino-acid sequence: MKSLRTNCMVLLLACLSPLPALAVGAIAVDDDQSLSEPAYGFSVRQPNRQTAERVALNYCRQNGDNCRAVVWFETCGAYAASARHYGYGWGATKSKATSDALKMCGSNSCKVVVAECER